The DNA sequence ATGGCAGAGCAGGGCGACGTAGCGGGGGGTACCCCTGACCCAGCAGCGCGCCGCCCGTCGTCCGTCGAAGCCGTCGAAGGTCCATTCCTGTGCCGGTGCCATGCCTCGCACTGTACCCACCTGACCACCGCCGGGTGCCCTGGAGCTAACGGGACCGGAGGGAGTAGCAGCCGGAGGTGTCCCCGGCCGGCTGCGTGATCACCACCGCGTCGGCCCGTTGCCGGCCGAGGTTCCAGTCGACCCAGGTCTGGCGACCCACGCGGAACTGTGACAGCACGCAGGAACGGTACGGCTCCGGCAGCGTGGACAGGGTGGGCACAGCGTCGGCGGAGAGCTCCTGCAGATACCGCCAGTCGATGTCGCCGGTGGTGGAGAACCGCTCGAGATTGCGCTCCGCGATCATGCTGTCGGGGTTGGCCCAGGCCAGCCCGAGCAGCATCACCGCTCCGACGAAGACGGCGGCCTTCGGCACCCAGATCCCGCGCAACCGGACGCCGGCGGTGGCCACCAGCAACAGCACGATGCCCAGCCAGAGTTCGAAGGCGGTCACCAGCAGCCGGAGCCGGGTGAACCCGTACGCCTGCTCGTAGACCTGGATGCGGTAGAGCGCGGAAGCGATGATCACCAGAGTGAGCAGACAGAGCCCGCCGAGCAGTATCCGCAGCAGGAGCCTGTCCGCGGCCAGTCGACGCGGTGCGCGGCGGGCCACGACGGCGACCAGCAGCAGCACGATGGCGGCGGCGACGGTCATCTGCCCGAAGCCCTGGTGGACGTACTCGGCGTAGGTCAGCCCGGTCGTCCGGCGCAGGTAGTCATGGCCGCCGAACAGGGCCGTCAGCTGGGCGGCGAGGAAGGTCACGAAGAGACCCGCCACGGCCGCCACCGGCACCGCCCACTCCCAGCGACCGACCGGTCTGGGCCGTCTCGGGGTGAGTCGCTGGACAGCGGGCGGAGCGAGCGCCACGAACACTCCGGCCAGGGTGGCCGCGGCCACCAGCACGAAGATCGCCACCCGGAATGGCAGGTCGTCCAACGACAGCTGCGGCAGCACTGCGCGCATCCACTGGGCGAACAGCGCATCGGCGGAGGAGAAGAGTGCGCCGAAGATCATCAGCAGGCCCAGCGAGATGACCGCTGTACGGACCAGCGACCAGGCACGAGCAGAGTTCGGCAGCGTGGCGAAGCATCTGCGCAACCACGGGAGTCCTCGCAACCAGGCCATCGGGACGGCCAGTGCACCGACGACCATGCCCGTCACCGACTGAGATTGCACCAGCGCCCCGGCCGCCACCACGAACGCGGCGAGCAGGCACAGCGCAACGACCCAACCGGCGTCGCGGAGCACGATCGGCGTCAACAACAGCGCAGCAAGGACCAGAGCCGCCATAGTCTTGCGGTTCGCCATCGGAAGCAGCGCCGATGCCACCACGCCGGACGCCCCCAGCAAGATCAACAACAGTCCCGCGCCCGGCTCCGATCCGGGCAGGATCAAGGCGGCAGATGCGGCGACGACGGCCGCGGCGACCACGAGTCGTGGCCGGCCGGGGGTTCGACGATCGGGCCAGGCCCGGCCGAACAGGGCGTCCATTCCCGTCAGGGGCGGCGGCAGCGGCCCGATGAAAGGTCTCCGGCCGGGCATCGACCGGGCCTGGCGCTCCGAAACGGTCACGGTCGACGCCCCCACCGACGGTGTGGGTTGGCTCATTGGGCTTCTCCTTGCGGGCTGGGCAGCGTGACGCGGATGTCACAACCGCGGGGTGAGTCAGCGACGGCGATGCTGCCGTTGTGCAGCTGCACCACCCATCGGGCGATGGCCAGCCCGAGGCCGGTGCCACCGTCGCGGGCCGACCGGCCGGAGTTGAAGCGTTCGAAGACCGCTGATCGCTCGGCTGGCGGGATGCCCGGGCCCTCGTCCAGCACGTCGATCACGACGCCGTCGCCCTCGGCACGGGCGCGGACGGTGACCACCCCGCCGTCCGGGCTGTGCCGGCCGGCGTTGTCGAGCAGGTTGGCGATCAGCTGCCGGAGCCGTTCGGCGTCACCGGTCAGCACCAGTGTCGGCGGCACAACGTCGACGTCGTAGCTGACCTTGCTGACTCCCACCGATGCCTCGATCACGGCATCGTCGAGCAGGTGCTGAGCTGATATCGGTTCAACCGCCATCGGGACGATTCCGGCGTCGACCCGGGACAGATCCAGCAGGTCGGTGACGAGTCGGGTCAGCCGCTCGGTCTGGGCCAACGCGGTCCTCAGCGTCTGCTCGTCGGGTTCCGAGACGCCGTCGACGATGTTCTCCAGCACCGCGTGCAGGGCCGAGATCGGGGTACGCAGCTCGTGCGAGACGTTGGCGATCAGTTCCCGCCGCTGTTGCTCCACCTGCGCCAGCTCGGTCGCCATCCGGTTGAAGGCCCGGCCGAGCTCACCGACCTCGTCTCGCGACGTGTCGCTGACCCGCTGGCGGTAGTCGCCGATCGCCATCGCCCGGGCCGCGCCCGTCATCTGCCGCAACGGCGCCGTCATCCCGTGCGCCAGCAGCTGAGTCACCGCCAGTGCGACCAGCACCGCCAGCGGGATAGTGTAGTGCGGTGGCCAGCCGAGCTTGACCCCACCCGCGGCGAACACCGCGGCCACAGTCACCGAGGCCGCCACCAGCACCCCCAACTTGATCTTGATCGAGCCGAACCGGTCCAGTGGCCTCAGCGCCAGGCTCATCGTCCGAGCTCCAGGGCGTAGCCGACACCGTGGACGGTGCGCAGCGCGTCGGCCCCGATCTTGCGGCGTAGCGACTTGACGTGGCTGTCCACGGTTCGGGTCCCGGATGCATCCCGCCACCCCCAGACCTCGGCCAGCAGGTGTTCCCGGGTCAGCACGGTGTGCGGCCGGGCGGCGAGACAGGCGAGCAGGTCGAACTCGGTCGGAGTGAGGTGGATGTCCTGCTCGGCCCGGCGAACCCGTCGCTCGGCATGGTTGATCTCCAGGTCCGCGATCAGCAGCGGCCCAGGCTGGGCGGTGACCTCCGACCGGGCCAGTTCGGCAGCCCGCTCGACCCGGCGGAGCAGCACCCGGACCCGGGCCACCAGCTCACGCATGCTGAACGGCTTGGTCAGGTAGTCATCGGCCCCGACCCCCAGCCCGACCAGGACATCCGACTCGTCGTCGCGGGCGGTGACCATCAACACCGGCACCGGGCGCAGGGCCTGGACCCGGCGACAGACCTCGAGCCCGTCAAGACCGGGCAGCATCACGTCCAGCACCAGCAGGTCGGGCCGCCACTCCGCCGCCACCGCCACGGCGTCGGTACCGTCATGGACGGCTCTGACCTCGAAACTCTCGGCTGTCAGCCGCGAAGCCACCGCCTGCGCGATTGTGACATCATCCTCAACCACCAGTACACGTATCGGCCTCGTCTCTCCGGTCATGCGACGAGCCTACGAGTTGGCTCCGGGAGAAGCCGGGGATGTCGTGTGAAGGTTCTGTGCCTATTGCTGCTGCGCGGCGTGCGGGCCGATGATGATCTTGGTGGTCACCTGTTCAGCGTCGCATTTCGCCCGACCTGCTCGGCCGTCCGACGTGGTCACGTCCACACTGGCGTGGTAGGGCACCCACGACACTCGCTCCTTCCAGCCCGGCTCTGCGACAGACTCCGCCTGCCTTCGTCCCGCCCGCTGCAGGTCGAGGGTGAGATTGAGCACCGCCACCTGGTCGCCGGTGACCAGAGAGCTCAGCGGTGCCGAGCCGCTCCCCCGGTGCCCCTGCATCAGCACCTCCCCAGAGGCCTTCAGCGGGTTCACCTGGTCGTCGATCACCACCTCGAAGAACGGTTCCTGCACCGATCCGGTCAGCCGGACCTCCCCATAGGGCAGCCCCTCGAGGGCACAGATCGCCGATTCGAACTCGGTGTCGCCGTAGACCTGCGCAGCGGGGTTGGTGGTGCGGACGTCGAAGATGATCTCCGATCCGCTGCAGTCGTTGGCCTCCGGCAGAACCGTGTAGCCAGGGACGGTGACCGTCTGGGCCAGAACGGTGTAGTCAGTGGTCACCGTGCTGCCGGTGGTCCAGCTGTTGCCAGATCGCTCACGGATGTTGTCGGTTCGTGGCTCGCCCCGCTCCAGGCTGGCCACGACGGAGACCTCGCCCACCGCTTGCCCGGTGTCGACGTCCCTCATTGTGACCGTGCCGGTGAAGCTGGAGCCGAAGGTGGCCGTGCCACCCTCCCCGCTGAACGGCACCCCGGTCTCGTCCTCGACGAACATGCCCGATCCGGAGGACTGGTCCATGCTGCTCGCTCCGGCGAAGAAGTAGACCGTGCCTCCCTCGAGGGTGTCGAACACACAGGACAGCTCCTGGACGGTGTTCTTGATCACCGTCGGGGCAGCGGCGGCGGCAACCGGTGCCGCCAGCACCGTCCCGCCCAGCATCATGGCCACCACGCCGCCGAGAATCTGCATCCGCTTCATCACTACCCCCGTCGCCTGAAGTGCGTCCCGACGCCTGAAGAAGGAACCTGTCGAACGGCCACTTGACTGCAGAGCGTAATGGCTCACGGACGCCGCGGGAAGATCTTGGCTGATCACTTCAGCCGGTCATCGATGATCTCCTGCACGAAGTCGGCCCGCGCCTCGACGCTGGCGCGCGGAAGCGTGACGACGCGGTAGCCCAGCTCGGAATAGGTGGTGGCGATGCCCGCGTGGGCCCGTACCGCCCAAGCCCAGTCCTGGCTCCGTTCGGCGTCCTGGTGGTAGATCTGCTGCCACGGTGGTGCGACGAAGACGGTCGGGTTGTAGCGGTACACGGCGGCGGCACGGCGGAAGTGGTCGGGCACGGCGAGTCCGTGCAACGGGAAGAAGCCGATCAGGTCGGGGACACCCCGGTCGCACACCACGGGTCCCGGCAACAGCAACGCCTGCCGGTGACTGCGCATGTCCCAGCCGAGCATCAGCTCGGCGAACAACTGCAGGTCGCCGCCCGGTTGCGCCGGACCGTCGACGGCGCGCTGATCCTTGATGATCGCCCGGGCCCCGTCCTCGGTGGTTGCGAGGCCTCGTGAGGCCAGCACATCCAGCAGACTGGTCTTGCCGCTGCCCGGCCCGCCGGTGACGATGAACAGACGGCGTGGGTCTGCTGTCGCTGTGCTCTTCATAGTGGTCTGTTGCCAGTTCATGGGTGTTCTCCTGATCATGGTGTGGCTCGGTCGGCGGTACGTGGTGGAGACTGCATATCCAGTGGGGCAGGATGGGCTGATGAAGCTCGAAGCGGTGGCCGATGAGCTTTACGGTGCTGCACCGGAGGAGTTCGTCGAACTGCGCAAGCAACGGATCGCGGAGGCGCGGGAGGCGAAGGACAGGTCGCTGGTGAAGGCGATCGGCGCACTGCGGCGACCGACCCGTTCGGCCTGGCTGGTCAACCTGCTGGCTCGGGAGGCGGCGGAGGAGCTGAACGAGCTGCTCGATCTCGGTGCCGCCCTGGGCGAGGCTCAGCGCCGGCTCTCCGGCCCGGACCTTCGGCGGCTCTCCAACCAGCGACGTGCCGCCGTCGAAGGCCTGGTCCGGCTCGCGGTGGAGATCGCCGGGCGGCACGGCCACGTCGCCTCCGATGCTACCCGTCAAGAGGTGAGCCAGACCCTTCAGGCTGCGCTGGCGGACCCGGACGTCGGTGAGCTGGTGCGCACCGGTCGGGTGGTGCAGGCGGCGAGCTACGGCGGCTTCGGTCCCACCGACTTCCTCTCGCTGGTGCCGCCGACGCCGGAAGCCGAACCGCCCGAAGCCGCCCGGGCCGGTGACCAGCCGGTGGCGGCAGCCGACGACGGCGCGCTGCGCGCGGCCCGATCCGCGGTGACGGAGGCCGAGCAGAGCTACCAGGCGGCGGCCCGGGAGGCGGCGAGGTCGTCGACCGCGTCCGAGAAGGCGACTGCGACGGCAGACCACCTGGCGGAGGAGGTGGAGAAGCTTCGAGACCGCCTCCGCGCGGCCGAGCAGGAGGAAAAGGCGGCGCGGGAGGCGGCCCGGTTCGCGCGCAAGGAGCACCAGCAGCTGCAGCGGGAGGCCGACCAGGCTGAGCGTGCTCTGGTCAGGGCGCGCTCGGCGATGGCCGAGCTGAACTGACCCTGGGGTGTGCAGGATGGCTCAGCGGTCCGCTGCGTCCGGTCCGTTCAGTCGCTGTTGAAGCGCCGTCAGCTCGGTCGGTGCGATGCCGTACTCATGGTGGTGCTGAGGATAGCCACGTTCGCGGACCTCGCGGGCGAAGCTGCCGACCCCGTCCACCATCGGTGAATGGAGATCGGCGTACTGCTTGACGAACCGGGCTCTGGGACCCTCTCCGAGGCCGAGCAGGTCGTGGAAGACCAGCACCTGTCCATCCGTCGCCCCGCCGGCCCCGATGCCGATCACCGGGATCTCGATCATGGGCATCAGGATTGCCGTGACTGCGGCGGGGATCGCCTCGAAGATCAGCGCGAAGCAGCCGACGGCGGTCAGCGCCTGCGCCTCCCGGCCAATCCGCTCGGCAGCCTCCGCCGTCCGCCCCTGGGCCCGCAAGCCGCCTCGGGCGGCCGCCGTCTGCGGGGTCAGACCGACGTGGCCCATGACCGGGATGCCGGCGTTGATCATCGCCTCGGCCCGCCGCTGAGAGTTCGGCCCACCACCTTCGAGCTTGACGGCATCGCAGCCGGCCTCCTTGATGAACCGGATCGCGGTGGAGACCGCCTGCTCGTTGGAGACCTCGTAGCTGCCGAACGGCAGATCGCCCACCAGCAACGGCCTGGACAGGCCGCGACGGACAGCCTTGGCCATCATCAGCATCTCCTCCAGCCCCACCTCGACGGTGGAGGGATAGCCGAGCACCGTCATCGCGCCCGAGTCGCCCACCAACACGACGTCGACCCCCGCCTCCTCGACGATACGTGCACTGGGGTGGTCATAGGCCGTCACCATGACGATGGCTTCACCGGTGCGCTTCATCTCAGCGAGGGTGGGCACGGTGACCCGAGCCCGGTCGTTGCCTTGTCCTTCGGCGGCCGCGGCGTAGCTCACCGTGATCAACGACCGGTCAACAGGGCGTCGACAGCGTCGTCGACGCGGATGATCGCGTTGGTGTCTGCCTGGACGTGCACCACCCGAGGCTGGTGCGTCTCCACCTCAGCGCTGTCGTAGTGGCCGTAGGAGATGATGATCACCGTGTCACCACGATGCACCAGCCTGGCCGCAGCACCGTTGATCGTCAGCTGACCACTCCCCGCGAGGCCGGCGATGGTGTAGGTCTCAAACCGCGATCCGTTGTCAACATCGACTATGGTCACCTGCTCGTGCTCCAGGATGTCCGCGGCGGCCAGCAGCTCGGGGTCGATGGTGACCGATCCCACGTAGTGCAGGTCGCAGTCGGTGACAGTGGCCCGGTGGATCTTCGACTTCAGCATCACTCGGTGCATTTCAGGCCTTCCGCTCACTCGGTTCGCGCTGAAGGAGCACGTTGTCGATCAGGCGGACCTGCCCGACCGGGGCCGCCAGCGCAAGGAGCACGACGCCGGCGGTGTCGCCCCAGACCGGAGCGAAGGTGTGGGGGTCCACCAGCGCGACGTACTCAGGTTGGACCCCGCGGTCGGCCAGCACCTTCTTGGCCGCGCCGATGATCTCGCCGACGTCGCGCCGACCCGCGAGCCAGCATTCGCGCGCTGCCGCGAGTGCTGCCGGGAGAGCCAGCGCACGGTTCCGTTCAACGATGCTCAGCCGCACGTTCCGGCTGGACATCGCCAATCCGTCGGGTTCGCGGATCGTGGGCAGCACCTTGATCAGGATCGGTAGGTTGAGGTCCGCCACCAGCCGGCGGATCACGGCCACCTGCTGGGCGTCCTTCTGGCCGAAGTAGGCCATCTCAGGGCCCACCATCGCAAACAGCTTGGCAACGACGGTGGTCACGCCGTCGAAATGCGCCCGGCCCCGATGCTCACCCTCCAAGGTGTCGGTGACCCCGGCCACCGAGATGGTGGTGGCGAACCCTGGCGGGTACATCTCCCGCACGTCGGGGGTGAACAGCACCGCCGCACCGGCTGCTGCGGCCAGTTCGGCGTCGTGGTCGAGGTCGCGTGGGTAGCGGGCCAGGTCCAGCTGGTCGTCGAACTGCAACGGGTTGACGAAGACGGAGACCACCACCGTGTCCGCCTCTGCAGCGGCGGCGCGGATCAACGACAGGTGGCCCTCGTGGAGGGCGCCCATGGTGGGCACCAGGGCCACAGCCGAGCCGGTCAGAGCCGACCCGCCGCGGGCGCGCCGCTCCGCCAGGTGCCGGCGCAGGTCGGCGACCGTCGTCAGTGTCCTCACGCCGACAGAGCCTCCATCAGGGTCACGTCCTCCTGCATCGCCGTTGCCTCCCACCAGCTGCCCGGGCCACACGTGGCCGCGAGTGCACGACCAACCTAGTGGATCGAATCTCCTTTCCTGCAAGGAAGTCCAGCGGCTGAATCCTACCGACCGGTAGCTGCGCCGCGGCCGGGCCAGATCGAAACGATCCAACGGCGGAGGGCTCCTGCCCACCGGTCGCGGGCATACTGAGGGGGTGTTGCGCAGCCTTCGGAACAGCGGGACCCGCGCGCCTCGCCGGGAGCGGACGTGAGCCGTCTTGAGGCGGCTGCCGCACAAGAGCTGGCCGCTGCCGCCCGGGTCGCCCGGCTAGCCACGGTCGGTGCCGACCTTCAGCCGCACCTGGTGCCGGTGACGTTCGCGCTGCTCGACACGGCAGTGGTGATCGGGATCGACCAGAAGCCCAAGACCAGCCACGACCTCCGCCGGCTACGCAACATCCGGCAGAACCCCAGAGTGGCCCTGCTGTGGGACCGTTACGACGAGGATTGGACCGCGCTGTGGTGGGTCCGAGCCGACGGAACGGCCCGAGTGCTGGCCACGGGGTCGGAACGGGCGACGACGATGCGGACGAGGGCGATCGACGCCCTGGTCACGAAGTATCCGCAATACAGTCCGGATCCCCCTCAGGGCCCGGTCATCACCATCGCCGTGCACCGGTGGTCGGGCTGGTCCTGGGCGTGACCACTACGGGCCTTCGGCGGCCCCAGGAGCCGCCGGCCGCACCGGACGAGCCGCGCATGATGCCACGGGCGAAGGGGTTCGGCAAGCCCTTTCCAGATGTTGCCGAACCCGGGCCGGACGCATGCGGAAAGCGTTGACAGTGCTCGAACCCGACGCCTACACTCACGGTGTTCGGTGGCTCCGTCCACCCGACGCGGCAATTGTCAAGCACGCCATCTGGGAGATCCAGAACCTCGCGGGTCACGAATCGGCCCTCCAATGAAGTAGGTGACATCACATGGGCCGACAGCCAATCCTGGCGGGTAAGCGTTTACCAAAGTCCCCAGCCTCACCGGCATCCCCTATGCGGACCGACGCTGACGCCGCGGTCTCGGTCCATCGGACGCCTCGCCGGCTCGGTCGGGACAAGCTGCTGTTGCTGCTCGGACTGCCCGGCGGTCTCGCTCTGATCCTCTTCCACTACGTGCCGCTGCTCGGCAACGTGATCGCCTTCCAGGACTACCAGCCCTATCTGGGCATCCTCGAGTCCTCCTGGACCGGCCTCACCAACTTCTCCTTCCTGGTCGACGGCAACCCGGAGTTCATCAACGCCCTGATCAACACCCTGGTGCTGACGCTGATCCAGACGGTACTGGTCTTCCCGGTGCCGCTGGTACTGGCCCTGCTGCTGAACAGCCTGGCCGGGGAGCGGCTGAAGCGGCTGCTGCAGTCGGTGCTCTATCTTCCGCACTTCCTGTCCTGGGTGATCGTGGTGGCGCTCTTCCAGCAGATGCTCGGCAACGCCGGCATGCTCAACACCTTCCTCGTGCAGCACGACCTGCCGATCATCCACATCATCGGCGTTCCGGAGCTGTTCAAGGCCCTGATCACCAGCCAGGCCATCTGGAAGGACGCCGGCTGGGGCACGATCATCTTCCTGGCGGCCCTCTCCCGGATCGACCAGGAGCTGTACGAGGCGTCCGCCGTCGACGGAGCCAGCGGCTGGCAGCGGCTGTGGAACATCACGCTGCCATCGCTGCGCGGACTCTTCATCCTGCTGCTCATCCTGCGCCTGGGCAGCAGCCTCTCGGTCGGCTTCGAGCAGATCATCCTGCAGCAGGGGCCGGTCGGCAGAGACGCCAGCGAGGTGCTGGACACCTGGGTCTACAACAACGGCATCCTCGGCGGCAACTGGGGTATGTCCACCGCGGTCGGACTCGTGAAGGGCGTGGTCGGCGTGTTCCTGGTGATCGGCGCCAACAAGCTGGCGCACGTATTCGGAGAGCGAGGGGTGTACGAGAAATGACGACACTCGAACAGGCCACCATCGGCGAAACCACGGAACGCCGGACGATCCCCGGCTCCAAGCGTCCGATCTGGATGGAGAAGCCAAGCGCTGTCGTCCAGGTGCTGAAGTTCATCGCCCTGGCTGTCTCGGTGCTGCTGGTGATCATCCCGTTCTGGTCCGTGATCGCCACCTCGATCGCCGACCAGAAGACGATCAACGACTCCGGCGGCGGGATGGTGATGTGGCCGAAGGGCATCACGTTCGAGGCTTACCGGGCGATCGTGACCGGAGGCGTCGTGACCCGTGCGCTGCTGATCTCGATCGGCATCACCGTGGTGGGGACCCTGCTGTCACTGGCGGCCACGGCTGGCCTGGCCTACTGGCTGTCCCGGCCCCGGGCCTGGGGCGCCAAGCCGATGCTGACCCTCGTCCTCGGAGCCGTGCTGTTCGGCCCCGGCCTGATCCCGACCTACCTCACGGTGAAGGAGTTCCACCTGCTGGACACCTACGCCTCGCTGATCCTGCCGGTGCTCGTCAACGCCTTCAACGTGATCGTCATGCGGGCCTTCTTCCAGGAGCTGCCGGCCGAGCTGTTCGAGTCGGCCGCGATCGACGGCGCCTCTACCGCCACCATCCTGTTCAAGATCGTCCTGCCGCTGTCCAAGGCGGTGATGGCGGTGATCGGCCTGTTCTACGCCGTCGCCTACTGGAACGCGTTCTTCAACGCCATGCTCTACATCCAGAGCACCGACAAGTGGCCGATGGCGCTGGTGCTCCGCACCTACGTCGTCAACCAGACCACCATCGGCGGCGACCAGGTGGCCGCCGGCACCGAGGCCCTACCACCGCAGCTGTCGTTGCAGATGGCCATCCTGGTGGTCGCCATCGTTCCCATCCTGGTCGTCTACCCGTTCCTGCAGAAGCACTTCGCCAAGGGCGTCATGATCGGCGCCGTCAAGGGCTGATGGCCCGCTGTCCACCGTCCAGCTCCACCCGTTTGTCTCGTACCAAGACCAAACCGACCGACCTGGTCGCCTGAAGGAGGAACCATGCCTGCCTACACGTTCGACCGGCGCACACTGCTCGCCGGTGTCGGAGGTGCAGCACTGATCGCCGGTGTCGGCTCGTTGAGCGCCTGCTCAAAGAGCAGCGACTCCGGCAAGAACACAGCGACGGCCAACAGTGCCGTCAAGCTGCCGACCTACATCGCGTACACCGGTGTCAAGCCAGACCTGCCGGGAACGGAGCAGGGCGTGGACCCGGCCTTCCGCAACTACCCCAAGGACCGGCCGAAGTCGGTCGAGGAGACCCCCGGCAACGGGGAGACCCTCTCCGGCATGGCCAACATCTACTACGCAGTTCCGCCGGGCCCCAGCAAGAACAGCTACTGGGCCGGCCTCAACAAGCGCCTCGGTCTGACCCTGGACCTGCAGATGGTCGGCAACGCGGACTACACCCAGAAGTTCGCCACCACCATCGCCGGCAACGACCTGCCGGACATGCTGCAGATGCAGGTGGTCGCCAACTTCCCTGCCCTGCTGGAGAAGCGCTTCACCAAACTCGACGAATACCTCGCCGGTGATGCGATCAAGGACTACCCGAACCTGGCCAACATCCCCACCCGGACCTGGAAGTCGGCCGTCTACAACGGCGCCCTGTACGGCATCCCGATCCCGCGCGGTGCCATCGGTGCCTACCACTTCATCCGTCAGGACCTGTTCGAGGCGGCCGGGCTGTCGCCGGAGCCGAAGAGCTACGACGAGCTGGTCGAGACGGGCAAGGCCCTCACCGACCGGAAGAAGCGCCGCTGGGCGTACGGCCTGATCAACCAGCCCCGCCAGCTGCTCGGCCGGATGAACGGTGAGCCGAACTCGTGGCGCAACGAGGGTGGCAAGCTCACCAACACCTACGAGACCGAGGAGTACAAGCAGACGATCACCGACCTGATCGCCATGTGGAAGTCCGGTGTCATCCACCCGGACGCGTTCAACCCGGCGCAGCCGTTCAAGCAGCTCTTCAACGCCGGCACGGTGGCCATCAACGCGGCCGACGGCTACCCGGGGTGGACCCAGTACATCCTGGACAACGCCTCCAACCCCAACTTCAAGCTGGGCCTGATGCCCAGCTACAAGCGGGACGGAAGCGGGCTGGCCCACTGGGCCTACGGCAGTGGCGTCTACTCCATCACCGGCCTGAAGAAGCAGGACGACCCGGAGAAGATCAAGCTGATCCTGCGTGTGCTGAACTACCTTGCTGCTCCGTTCGGCACCGAGGAGCACATGTACCGGCTGTACGGCCAGGAGGGCGTCGACCACACCGTCAACTCCGAGGGCAACCCCAGCCTGACCAAGGTCGGCACCGCCAACACCGTGCTGCCGATCCGTTACTTGGCGGATGCGCCCTACGCCATCTACCAGCCGGGCCGGCCGCAGGACGCCGACACCCAGCACGACTACCAGTCGCTGGAGATCCCGACCGGGATCAGC is a window from the Microlunatus panaciterrae genome containing:
- a CDS encoding extracellular solute-binding protein gives rise to the protein MPAYTFDRRTLLAGVGGAALIAGVGSLSACSKSSDSGKNTATANSAVKLPTYIAYTGVKPDLPGTEQGVDPAFRNYPKDRPKSVEETPGNGETLSGMANIYYAVPPGPSKNSYWAGLNKRLGLTLDLQMVGNADYTQKFATTIAGNDLPDMLQMQVVANFPALLEKRFTKLDEYLAGDAIKDYPNLANIPTRTWKSAVYNGALYGIPIPRGAIGAYHFIRQDLFEAAGLSPEPKSYDELVETGKALTDRKKRRWAYGLINQPRQLLGRMNGEPNSWRNEGGKLTNTYETEEYKQTITDLIAMWKSGVIHPDAFNPAQPFKQLFNAGTVAINAADGYPGWTQYILDNASNPNFKLGLMPSYKRDGSGLAHWAYGSGVYSITGLKKQDDPEKIKLILRVLNYLAAPFGTEEHMYRLYGQEGVDHTVNSEGNPSLTKVGTANTVLPIRYLADAPYAIYQPGRPQDADTQHDYQSLEIPTGISNPTVGLFSNAAATKNPTADKNFTDAINEIIQGRKPFSTMDDLIKTWKSAAGDEMRKEYEEQLQKAATPR
- a CDS encoding carbohydrate ABC transporter permease, with product MTTLEQATIGETTERRTIPGSKRPIWMEKPSAVVQVLKFIALAVSVLLVIIPFWSVIATSIADQKTINDSGGGMVMWPKGITFEAYRAIVTGGVVTRALLISIGITVVGTLLSLAATAGLAYWLSRPRAWGAKPMLTLVLGAVLFGPGLIPTYLTVKEFHLLDTYASLILPVLVNAFNVIVMRAFFQELPAELFESAAIDGASTATILFKIVLPLSKAVMAVIGLFYAVAYWNAFFNAMLYIQSTDKWPMALVLRTYVVNQTTIGGDQVAAGTEALPPQLSLQMAILVVAIVPILVVYPFLQKHFAKGVMIGAVKG